One window of the Pseudomonas sihuiensis genome contains the following:
- a CDS encoding SDR family oxidoreductase, with translation MQPTDCRALLTGASGGIGLALAQRLASEGAHLLLVGRRLEPLQALLQRFPQNVQLVQADIASRAGRDALLAAAQNFGGLNCLINAAGVNRFGLLDQQDEQQIAELIGLNVTATLQLTQRLLPLLRAQRRALVINVGSTFGTIGYPGFAAYCASKFALRGFSEALRRELADTNVRVLYFAPRATRTPMNAPSVVAMNDELGVAMDDPEKVAAELLQAIRHEQEERYLGWPERLFVRLNGLLPRVVDQALRKQLPIIQRFARHKH, from the coding sequence ATGCAACCGACGGATTGCCGTGCCCTGCTTACCGGCGCCAGTGGCGGTATCGGCCTGGCCCTGGCCCAACGTCTGGCCAGCGAAGGCGCCCATCTGCTGCTGGTGGGCCGTCGTCTGGAGCCCCTGCAAGCGCTGTTGCAACGCTTCCCGCAGAACGTGCAACTGGTGCAGGCCGATATCGCCAGCCGCGCCGGGCGTGATGCACTGCTGGCCGCCGCGCAGAACTTCGGCGGGCTCAATTGCCTGATCAACGCCGCAGGGGTCAATCGTTTTGGCCTGCTCGACCAGCAGGACGAACAGCAGATCGCTGAGCTGATCGGCCTCAACGTCACCGCGACACTTCAGCTCACCCAGCGCCTGCTACCGCTGCTGCGGGCGCAACGGCGTGCGCTGGTGATCAACGTCGGCTCCACTTTCGGCACCATCGGCTACCCAGGTTTTGCTGCCTACTGCGCCAGCAAGTTCGCCCTGCGCGGTTTCTCCGAGGCGCTGCGCCGCGAGCTGGCCGACACCAATGTGCGCGTCCTCTATTTCGCCCCACGCGCCACCCGTACGCCGATGAACGCCCCCAGCGTGGTAGCGATGAACGACGAGCTGGGCGTGGCCATGGACGATCCGGAAAAAGTCGCGGCCGAATTGCTGCAAGCCATCCGCCACGAGCAGGAAGAGCGCTACCTGGGATGGCCGGAACGCCTGTTCGTGCGCCTCAACGGCCTGCTGCCACGCGTGGTCGACCAGGCCCTGCGCAAGCAGCTGCCGATCATCCAACGCTTCGCCCGTCATAAACACTGA
- a CDS encoding AMP-binding protein, which produces MWSAVESFFERLAAFGPHTALAEDSHELTYDGLLAAVTSRSRLLRGLGAQRVALALDNGIDWVLWDLAALHAGLVCVPVPGFFSAEQQRHVLDSAGIDCLIGAGAPGFASVENDIYHRTVAQPAELHPGTCKITYTSGTTGQPKGVCLDLNTQLAVADSLVKASASREVQRHLCILPLATLLENIAGVYAPLLAGARVELMPMAQIGLTGASGLDLARFLQALHTAQPHSLILLPQLLLALVSAAERKLPVPTSLRFVAVGGGRVSVQLLLRADALDLPIFEGYGLSECASVVCLNTPEQRRIGSTGQPLGHLQMTLAADGEVLVKGARMLGYLGEPAPQGEWLGTGDLGHFEQGFLVLHGRRKHQFITAYGRNVNPEWVESELVQQLPIAQAWLHGEALPGNVAVLVPRFANTLDAQLQEAVDAVNHGLPDYARVHHWLRAEAPFSASNDLATANGRLRRAALFSHYQAAIEALMAEGVHA; this is translated from the coding sequence ATGTGGTCTGCAGTTGAATCCTTCTTCGAGCGTCTGGCCGCCTTTGGCCCGCACACGGCGCTGGCCGAGGATAGCCATGAGCTGACCTATGACGGTCTGTTGGCAGCCGTGACCAGTCGCAGCCGCCTTCTGCGCGGGCTGGGCGCCCAGCGCGTGGCACTGGCGCTGGATAACGGTATCGACTGGGTACTGTGGGATCTGGCGGCGCTGCATGCCGGCCTGGTCTGCGTGCCGGTACCGGGGTTCTTCTCCGCCGAGCAGCAACGCCATGTGCTCGACAGTGCCGGCATCGACTGCCTGATCGGCGCTGGTGCCCCCGGCTTCGCCAGCGTGGAAAACGATATTTATCACCGCACGGTCGCGCAGCCTGCAGAGCTGCATCCGGGCACCTGCAAGATCACCTACACCTCCGGCACCACCGGCCAGCCCAAGGGCGTGTGCCTGGACCTGAACACACAGCTGGCAGTGGCCGACAGCCTGGTCAAGGCCAGCGCCAGCCGCGAGGTGCAACGGCACCTGTGCATCCTGCCGCTGGCGACTCTGCTGGAGAACATCGCCGGCGTCTACGCGCCGCTGCTGGCCGGCGCGCGGGTCGAGCTGATGCCAATGGCGCAGATCGGCCTGACCGGGGCCAGCGGCTTAGACCTGGCGCGCTTTCTCCAGGCCCTGCACACCGCCCAGCCGCACAGCCTGATCCTGTTGCCACAATTGCTGCTGGCGCTGGTCAGCGCGGCCGAGCGCAAGCTGCCGGTGCCGACCTCGCTGCGTTTCGTGGCCGTTGGTGGCGGGCGTGTCTCCGTGCAGTTGCTGCTGCGCGCCGATGCGCTGGACCTACCGATCTTCGAGGGCTACGGGCTGTCCGAGTGCGCCTCGGTGGTGTGCCTGAACACGCCCGAGCAGCGCCGCATCGGCAGCACCGGCCAGCCGCTTGGCCACCTGCAAATGACGCTGGCGGCCGACGGCGAAGTGCTGGTCAAGGGCGCCCGCATGCTCGGCTACCTCGGTGAACCGGCGCCGCAAGGCGAATGGCTGGGCACCGGCGACCTCGGTCATTTCGAGCAAGGCTTCCTGGTGCTGCACGGGCGCAGGAAACATCAGTTCATCACCGCCTATGGGCGCAACGTCAACCCGGAATGGGTCGAATCCGAGCTGGTGCAGCAGTTGCCTATTGCCCAGGCCTGGCTGCACGGCGAGGCGCTGCCGGGCAACGTCGCGGTGCTGGTGCCGCGCTTCGCCAATACCCTTGACGCGCAGCTGCAAGAAGCCGTGGACGCCGTCAATCACGGCCTGCCGGACTACGCCCGCGTACACCACTGGCTGCGCGCCGAGGCCCCGTTCAGCGCGAGCAACGACCTGGCCACAGCCAACGGTCGCCTGCGCCGCGCTGCCCTGTTTTCCCATTACCAAGCCGCCATCGAAGCGTTGATGGCAGAAGGAGTACATGCATGA
- a CDS encoding tetratricopeptide repeat protein, with amino-acid sequence MNALRTLIIATLGFATLPAFALSEGGEAQLHQLQTRWAEINYQTPEKQREEAFAKLVSQVDAALTSEPKAPELLIWRGIILSTQAGAKGGLGALGLVKEAKTNLEQALAIDPQALAGSAYTSLGSLYYQVPGWPIGFGDDEQAEKMLKQALAINPDGIDPNYFYGDFLQRQKRYEESRAVLEKALAAKDRPGRELADQGRRAEAAALLQQVTGKLQ; translated from the coding sequence GTGAACGCACTGCGTACCCTGATCATTGCCACGCTCGGTTTCGCCACCCTGCCCGCCTTCGCCCTCAGTGAAGGGGGCGAAGCGCAGTTGCACCAGTTGCAGACGCGCTGGGCCGAGATCAACTACCAGACGCCGGAGAAGCAGCGCGAAGAGGCCTTCGCCAAGCTCGTCAGCCAGGTCGATGCCGCGCTGACCAGCGAGCCCAAGGCACCTGAGCTGCTGATCTGGCGCGGCATCATCCTCAGCACCCAGGCTGGCGCCAAAGGCGGTCTTGGTGCATTGGGCCTGGTCAAGGAGGCCAAAACCAACCTGGAGCAGGCGCTGGCCATCGACCCACAGGCGCTGGCCGGCTCGGCCTATACCAGCCTCGGCAGCCTCTACTACCAGGTACCGGGCTGGCCGATCGGCTTCGGCGACGATGAACAGGCCGAGAAGATGCTCAAGCAAGCCCTGGCGATCAACCCGGACGGCATCGACCCGAACTACTTCTATGGCGACTTCCTGCAACGGCAGAAGCGCTACGAGGAGTCTCGCGCCGTGCTGGAAAAGGCCCTGGCAGCCAAGGATCGCCCTGGCCGTGAACTGGCCGACCAGGGACGCCGCGCAGAAGCCGCAGCGCTTTTGCAGCAGGTGACAGGTAAACTCCAGTAA
- a CDS encoding response regulator transcription factor encodes MRILLVEDDQALGEGIRTALKPEGYTVDWLQDGASALHALSHESFELAILDLGLPRMDGLQVLKHLRAAANPVPVLVLTARDATGDRIAGLDAGADDYLVKPFDVAELKARLRALLRRSFQRPQPALEYRGISLDPASQVVEYQGQVINLPRKEFLLLHELLIQPGRVLTRDKLQQALYGWDEEVESNALEVHVHHLRKKFFPELIRTVRGVGYLVDK; translated from the coding sequence ATGCGCATTCTTCTCGTCGAAGACGATCAGGCCCTGGGCGAAGGCATTCGCACAGCGCTGAAACCCGAAGGCTACACCGTGGACTGGCTGCAGGACGGCGCCAGCGCGCTGCATGCGCTGAGCCACGAGAGTTTCGAGCTGGCCATTCTCGACCTCGGCCTGCCGCGCATGGACGGCCTGCAGGTGCTCAAGCACCTGCGCGCAGCGGCCAACCCGGTACCAGTGCTGGTGCTCACCGCACGTGACGCCACCGGCGACCGCATTGCGGGTCTCGATGCTGGCGCCGACGACTACCTGGTCAAGCCCTTCGATGTCGCCGAGCTCAAGGCACGCCTACGTGCTCTGCTGCGGCGCAGCTTCCAGCGCCCGCAACCGGCGCTGGAATACCGCGGCATCAGTCTCGACCCCGCCAGCCAGGTGGTCGAATACCAGGGCCAGGTCATCAACCTGCCGCGCAAGGAGTTTCTCCTGCTGCACGAGTTGCTGATTCAGCCCGGTCGTGTGCTGACCCGCGACAAACTGCAACAAGCGCTCTACGGCTGGGATGAGGAAGTGGAAAGCAACGCCCTGGAGGTGCACGTGCATCACCTGCGCAAGAAATTCTTCCCGGAGCTGATCCGCACCGTGCGCGGCGTCGGTTATCTGGTGGACAAATGA
- a CDS encoding PDDEXK nuclease domain-containing protein: protein MTSLNADPKLQPLLTELAELIRQARQQAVRAVDAIQVQTCWEIGRHIVEFEQGGQARAAYGKKLLPTLASELTAEFGKGFDASNLRYMRLFYQAFPIRDALRHELSWTHYRTLLRVDSDSARQWYMNEAATQNWSTRALERQIGTLYYERLLASQDRAAVEQEAASKLQALGKSPREFVRDPVLLEFLGLPNAGTMLEGELEQALIDQLQIFLLELGKGFAFVGRQQRISTESKDFYIDLVFYNYLLKCFVIFDLKRGELTHQDIGQMDMYVRMFDDLRRGPEDGPTVGIILCAQKDASVVRYSVLQDSEQLFASKYRLVLPSEEELRAELDRERARLAEQRGLYWVH from the coding sequence ATGACGTCACTCAATGCTGACCCCAAGTTGCAACCTCTGCTCACCGAACTGGCTGAGCTGATCCGCCAGGCCCGGCAGCAGGCCGTGCGTGCGGTGGATGCGATTCAGGTGCAAACCTGCTGGGAAATCGGCCGGCATATCGTTGAATTCGAGCAGGGTGGGCAGGCGCGTGCCGCCTACGGCAAGAAGCTGCTGCCGACGCTGGCCAGTGAGCTGACGGCTGAGTTCGGTAAGGGCTTCGATGCCTCTAACCTGCGCTACATGCGTCTCTTCTACCAAGCTTTTCCGATTCGTGACGCACTGCGTCACGAATTGAGCTGGACGCACTATCGCACCTTGCTCAGAGTGGACAGCGACAGTGCACGGCAGTGGTACATGAACGAGGCCGCTACGCAGAACTGGAGTACCCGTGCGCTGGAGCGGCAGATCGGCACGTTGTATTACGAGCGTCTGCTGGCCAGCCAGGATCGCGCGGCGGTCGAGCAGGAGGCGGCGAGCAAGCTGCAGGCCCTGGGCAAGAGCCCGCGTGAGTTTGTGCGCGATCCGGTGCTGCTGGAGTTCCTCGGCCTGCCCAATGCTGGCACCATGTTGGAGGGCGAGCTGGAGCAGGCGCTGATCGACCAGTTGCAGATCTTTCTGCTGGAACTGGGCAAGGGTTTCGCCTTCGTCGGCCGGCAGCAGCGCATCAGCACCGAGAGCAAGGATTTCTACATCGACCTGGTGTTCTACAACTACCTGCTCAAGTGCTTCGTCATTTTTGACCTCAAGCGCGGCGAGTTGACCCATCAGGATATCGGCCAGATGGACATGTACGTGCGCATGTTCGATGACCTCAGGCGTGGCCCGGAAGATGGCCCGACCGTGGGCATCATCCTCTGTGCGCAGAAGGATGCGTCCGTGGTGCGTTATTCGGTGCTGCAGGACAGCGAGCAACTGTTCGCCAGCAAATACAGGCTGGTGTTACCCAGTGAAGAAGAGCTACGAGCCGAGCTGGATCGGGAGCGAGCGCGGCTGGCCGAGCAACGTGGGCTGTACTGGGTTCACTGA
- a CDS encoding nuclear transport factor 2 family protein: protein MTATELVQAYYAAFNAGDMPAFLDLLADDVVHDINQGERQVGKATFAAFMDKMNRCYRERLADIVVMQNAAGDRAAAEFVVHGEYLADDEGLPPANGQTYVLPAGAFFEIKNGKVARISNYYNLNDWIAQVG from the coding sequence ATGACCGCCACCGAACTGGTTCAGGCCTACTACGCCGCCTTCAATGCCGGCGACATGCCCGCCTTTCTCGATCTGCTGGCCGACGACGTGGTGCACGACATCAACCAGGGCGAGCGTCAGGTTGGCAAGGCCACCTTCGCCGCCTTCATGGACAAGATGAACCGCTGCTACCGCGAGCGCCTGGCCGATATCGTGGTCATGCAGAACGCCGCTGGCGACCGCGCCGCCGCCGAGTTCGTGGTGCACGGCGAATACCTGGCCGACGACGAAGGCCTGCCGCCGGCCAATGGCCAGACCTATGTGCTGCCGGCCGGCGCCTTCTTCGAGATCAAGAATGGCAAGGTCGCGCGCATCAGCAACTACTACAACCTCAATGACTGGATTGCGCAGGTCGGCTGA
- a CDS encoding ribbon-helix-helix domain-containing protein, which translates to MCELYVKADPILYESRSRSLRIRGVVTTLRLENQFWDILREIAEVDGMTTNQLIAKLHDEVMDFRGEVVNFASFLRVSCTRYLAQKAGRQVPLRVVGASG; encoded by the coding sequence ATGTGCGAACTCTATGTGAAGGCCGATCCGATTCTCTACGAGTCGCGCTCACGTTCATTGCGCATCCGCGGCGTGGTTACCACGCTGCGTCTGGAAAATCAGTTCTGGGACATCCTGCGTGAAATCGCCGAAGTCGATGGCATGACCACCAACCAGCTGATCGCCAAGTTGCATGACGAGGTCATGGACTTTCGCGGCGAAGTGGTCAATTTCGCCTCGTTCCTGCGTGTCAGCTGCACCCGCTACCTGGCACAGAAGGCCGGGCGTCAGGTGCCACTGAGGGTGGTTGGGGCGAGCGGCTGA
- a CDS encoding TenA family transcriptional regulator has protein sequence MSFYESLLAQTQAERDYLLGAPIIQQAITGQVALHSYIAFLTEAYHHVKHTVPLLMACGARLPERLEWLREAIAEYIEEETGHQEWVLNDIAACGADKEAVRHGTPHMSTELMVAYVYDRIARHNPVSFFGMVNVLEGTSIALATQAAGIIQDKLQLPNKAFSYLNSHGSLDLEHIEFFKKLMNQLDNDDDKAAVVHTAKVVYRLYGDMFRSLPLAGEE, from the coding sequence ATGAGCTTCTACGAATCCCTGCTGGCCCAGACTCAAGCCGAGCGCGACTACCTGCTCGGCGCACCGATCATCCAGCAGGCCATTACCGGCCAGGTCGCCCTGCACAGCTACATCGCCTTCCTCACCGAGGCCTACCACCACGTCAAGCACACCGTACCGCTGCTGATGGCCTGTGGCGCACGCTTGCCAGAGCGTCTGGAATGGCTACGCGAGGCCATCGCCGAGTACATCGAGGAAGAAACCGGCCACCAAGAGTGGGTGCTCAACGACATCGCCGCCTGTGGTGCCGACAAGGAAGCGGTGCGCCATGGCACCCCGCACATGTCCACCGAACTGATGGTGGCCTACGTCTACGACCGCATCGCCCGGCACAACCCGGTGAGTTTCTTCGGCATGGTCAACGTGCTCGAAGGCACCAGCATCGCCCTGGCCACTCAGGCCGCTGGCATCATCCAGGACAAGCTGCAACTGCCGAACAAGGCCTTCAGCTACCTCAACTCACATGGCAGCCTGGATCTGGAGCACATCGAGTTCTTCAAGAAGCTGATGAACCAACTGGACAACGACGATGACAAGGCCGCCGTGGTGCACACCGCCAAGGTGGTCTACCGCCTGTACGGCGACATGTTCCGCAGCCTGCCGCTGGCTGGCGAGGAGTAA
- a CDS encoding thermostable hemolysin: protein MELPWAQHDRPVARIGRGDSYELHLASPGSARRVALEQFIRQRFELQHDARIRHFMPCLFGLENQTGQLLGAVGVRSGNSGPLFLERYLDEPIQSAIGARLGHTEPSRGELVEVGNLAADSPGAARLLIVALTDLLVALGFRWVTFTGTPTLLNSFQRLGLTPIALGEADPARMGDELPDWGSYYDNRPLVMAGDIHGGHQRLLQLGAYPRLGHQPLYALEEMPDVVCS from the coding sequence ATGGAACTACCCTGGGCGCAGCATGATCGTCCCGTTGCCCGTATCGGGCGCGGCGATAGTTACGAACTCCACCTGGCCTCCCCTGGCAGCGCACGTCGCGTTGCCCTGGAGCAGTTCATCCGCCAGCGCTTCGAACTGCAGCACGACGCACGCATCCGTCACTTCATGCCCTGCCTGTTCGGCCTGGAAAACCAGACCGGCCAGCTGCTCGGTGCGGTGGGCGTGCGCAGCGGCAACAGCGGCCCGCTGTTTCTCGAGCGTTACCTGGACGAGCCGATCCAGAGCGCCATCGGCGCACGCCTGGGCCACACCGAGCCCAGCCGTGGCGAGCTGGTGGAAGTCGGCAACCTGGCCGCCGACAGCCCCGGTGCCGCCCGCCTGCTGATCGTCGCGCTGACCGATCTGCTGGTGGCCCTGGGTTTTCGCTGGGTCACCTTTACCGGTACCCCGACCCTGCTCAACAGCTTCCAACGCCTGGGCCTGACCCCCATCGCCCTCGGCGAAGCCGATCCGGCGCGCATGGGCGATGAGCTTCCCGACTGGGGCAGTTACTACGACAACCGTCCGCTGGTCATGGCGGGCGACATTCATGGCGGCCACCAGCGCCTGCTGCAGCTGGGCGCCTATCCGCGCCTCGGTCATCAACCGTTGTATGCCCTGGAGGAGATGCCCGATGTGGTCTGCAGTTGA
- a CDS encoding ATP-binding protein — protein MRLLKTFGSIRTRLLALLLLLVAASFGLISHKIYNDSVHEVRELFDAQLSQTARLLMGLVRHDLSESERNEMQAVLDEALLLHNARNPDNLLGHEYEGKLAFQMLDDDGELLFQSASAPPGLLNNMIEQLGLALPNDDQPMRERLAQLARYLIGYHTLNIGEHRWRVFVLHDSRDYHWVLAGERDDVRGELIGKIARRSLQPLLIGLPIVGLLLWLTVGWGLYPLKRMADAIRGRAPDNLAPLVFPPLPNELEPMAAALNRLLMQVNQLLEQEKRFIADAAHELRTPLAVLRIHAQNALEAPDASDREEALRQLGSGVDRATRVVAQLLTLARLDPNGIRLNMDNLDLLAFLRGELAELTPLALNRGQELILDAQEPGDYHLPADAPSLGILLQNLVSNAVQYTPAGGCIQVQLQATTQDLLLQVLDSGPGVPAELRERLFERFFRVGEGQGAGLGLSIVRRVVELHQGSIALDESPLGGLRVSVRLPRRPGSLA, from the coding sequence ATGAGGCTGCTGAAAACCTTCGGTTCCATCCGTACCCGCCTGCTCGCCCTGCTACTGCTGCTGGTCGCGGCCAGCTTCGGGCTGATCAGCCACAAGATCTACAACGACTCGGTGCATGAAGTGCGCGAGCTGTTCGACGCCCAGCTGTCGCAGACCGCGCGCCTGCTCATGGGTCTGGTGCGCCATGACCTGAGTGAAAGTGAACGCAACGAGATGCAGGCCGTGCTCGACGAGGCGCTGCTGCTGCACAACGCGCGCAACCCGGACAACCTGCTCGGCCACGAATACGAAGGCAAGCTGGCCTTCCAGATGCTCGACGACGATGGTGAGCTGCTGTTCCAGTCCGCCAGCGCCCCGCCCGGCTTGCTCAACAACATGATCGAGCAGCTCGGCCTGGCTCTGCCCAACGATGACCAGCCCATGCGTGAACGCCTGGCGCAACTGGCCCGCTATCTGATCGGTTATCACACGCTGAACATCGGCGAGCATCGCTGGCGCGTGTTCGTGCTGCATGACAGTCGCGACTACCACTGGGTGCTGGCGGGCGAGCGCGATGACGTGCGCGGCGAGCTGATCGGCAAGATCGCCCGACGCAGCTTGCAACCGCTGCTGATCGGTCTGCCCATCGTCGGCCTGCTGCTGTGGCTTACCGTGGGTTGGGGTTTGTATCCGCTCAAGCGCATGGCCGATGCCATTCGCGGTCGCGCACCGGACAACCTGGCGCCGCTGGTCTTCCCGCCGTTACCCAACGAACTGGAACCGATGGCCGCTGCGCTCAACCGCCTGCTGATGCAGGTCAACCAACTGCTGGAACAGGAAAAACGCTTCATCGCCGATGCCGCCCACGAGCTGCGTACGCCGCTGGCGGTGCTGCGCATTCATGCGCAGAACGCACTGGAAGCACCGGATGCCAGCGACCGTGAAGAGGCGCTGAGGCAATTGGGCAGCGGTGTCGACCGCGCGACCCGCGTAGTCGCACAACTGCTGACGCTGGCACGCCTCGATCCCAACGGCATCCGCCTGAACATGGACAACCTCGACCTGCTGGCCTTCCTGCGTGGCGAGCTAGCAGAGCTGACGCCGCTGGCGCTCAATCGCGGCCAGGAGCTGATTCTCGACGCTCAGGAACCAGGCGATTACCACCTGCCGGCGGATGCCCCCAGCCTGGGTATCCTGCTGCAGAACCTGGTGAGCAATGCCGTGCAGTACACCCCGGCGGGCGGCTGCATTCAGGTACAGCTGCAGGCCACCACTCAGGACCTGCTGCTGCAGGTACTCGACAGTGGCCCAGGTGTGCCAGCGGAGTTGCGCGAGCGCTTGTTCGAGCGCTTCTTCCGCGTTGGAGAAGGCCAGGGCGCCGGGCTGGGATTGTCCATCGTGCGCCGCGTCGTTGAATTGCATCAGGGCAGTATCGCCCTTGATGAGTCGCCGCTCGGCGGCCTGCGTGTCAGCGTGCGCTTGCCCCGGCGTCCCGGCAGCCTTGCTTGA